From one Sphaeramia orbicularis chromosome 9, fSphaOr1.1, whole genome shotgun sequence genomic stretch:
- the tbx1 gene encoding T-box transcription factor TBX1 isoform X1, with product MDDGGPLSPKANAFSIASLISAAEQAGNAAFDKHSTGLDKPDLHNNSSFKMHYSTVTREMEAISSPWLTQLSHFCDVAAFTTSSLSSLNTPGGYHLSPSPGDPYSQHESHFEPCPAAQHNYNYPGSNPGQAPPSDNGTPNCSSSSSNSTPNSKTIVKKNPKVANINVQLEMKALWDEFNQLGTEMIVTKAGRRMFPTFQVKIFGMDPMADYMLLMDFLPVDDKRYRYAFHSSSWLVAGKADPATPGRVHYHPDSPAKGAQWMKQIVSFDKLKLTNNLLDDNGHIILNSMHRYQPRFHVVYVDPRKDSEKYAEENYKTFVFEETRFTAVTAYQNHRITQLKIASNPFAKGFRDCDPEDWPRNHRPGSLPIMSPFPRTRNPMSSPPQQNGTEKEDGRREYERDPSGTPIHGDPAHQLMSRVLSPALPVPGGLHAVPITSSRPSPPHDLRPDPHSIAPDTLHHHPYKYPTTYEHYLGAKPRPSPYPLPSIRGHTYHHHMNPATANMYSATSGPSTYDYGPR from the exons ATGGACGACGGCGGTCCCCTCTCTCCAAAGGCAAATGCTTTCAGTATTGCCTCTCTGATTTCGGCTGCAGAGCAAGCAGGAAACGCAGCGTTTGATAAACACAGCACCGGCCTGGACAAGCCAGACCTGCACAACAACAGTTCCTTTAAAATGCACTACAGCACTGTCACCCGGGAAATGGAAG CCATATCCAGTCCGTGGCTGACGCAGCTGTCCCATTTTTGCGATGTTGCAGCCTTCACGACGAGCAGCCTGAGCAGCCTCAACACGCCGGGGGGCTACCACCTCTCTCCGTCCCCCGGGGACCCCTACAGTCAACATGAGTCCCACTTTGAGCCCTGTCCGGCCGCCCAGCACAACTACAACTACCCGGGCTCCAACCCGGGCCAGGCCCCGCCGAGCGACAACGGCACTCCGAACTGCTCTTCGTCTTCGTCCAACTCAACTCCGAACAGCAAAACCATAgtgaagaaaaaccccaaagtggCCAACATTAACGTCCAGCTGGAGATGAAAGCTTTATGGGACGAATTTAATCAGCTGGGAACGGAGATGATCGTAACCAAGGCTGGCAG GAGAATGTTTCCAACTTTCCAAGTGAAAATATTTGGGATGGATCCCATGGCAGACTACATGCTTCTGATGGACTTCCTGCCTGTAGACGACAAACGATACAG GTATGCTTTCCACAGCTCCTCGTGGCTCGTGGCCGGTAAGGCTGACCCTGCCACGCCGGGCAGAGTCCACTACCACCCGGACTCTCCGGCCAAAGGCGCACAGTGGATGAAACAGATCGTGTCATTTGATAAACTGAAACTCACCAACAACCTCTTGGATGACAACGGCCAT ATAATTCTCAACTCCATGCACCGTTACCAGCCCAGGTTTCACGTGGTTTATGTTGATCCACGTAAGGACAGTGAGAAGTACGCCGAGGAGAATTATAAAACCTTTGTTTTTGAGGAAACCCGCTTCACGGCGGTCACGGCCTACCAGAACCACCGG ATCACACAGCTAAAGATAGCCAGCAACCCTTTTGCAAAGGGCTTCAGGGATTGTGACCCGGAGGACTG GCCCAGGAATCACAGGCCAGGCTCTCTGCCAATAATGAGTCCCTTTCCCAGAACAAGAAACCCAATGTCATCTCCCCCTCAGCAGAACGGCACAGAGAAAG AGGACGGCAGACGGGAATATGAGCGAGACCCCAGCGGAACACCCATCCACGGTGACCCAGCTCACCAGCTGATGTCCCGGGTCCTGAGCCCTGCCCTCCCAGTACCCGGAGGCCTCCACGCTGTCCCCATCACCAGCAGTCGACCCAGTCCACCCCATGATCTGCGTCCAGATCCCCACTCTATAGCCCCGGACACCCTGCACCACCACCCTTACAAGTACCCCACCACGTATGAACACTACCTGGGTGCCAAGCCCAGGCCGTCCCCCTACCCTTTACCCAGCATCAGAGGACACACATACCATCACCACATGAACCCAGCCACAGCTAACATGTACTCAGCCACCAGCGGCCCCTCTACCTACGACTACGGGCCCAGATAA
- the tbx1 gene encoding T-box transcription factor TBX1 isoform X2 produces the protein MDDGGPLSPKANAFSIASLISAAEQAGNAAFDKHSTGLDKPDLHNNSSFKMHYSTVTREMEAFTTSSLSSLNTPGGYHLSPSPGDPYSQHESHFEPCPAAQHNYNYPGSNPGQAPPSDNGTPNCSSSSSNSTPNSKTIVKKNPKVANINVQLEMKALWDEFNQLGTEMIVTKAGRRMFPTFQVKIFGMDPMADYMLLMDFLPVDDKRYRYAFHSSSWLVAGKADPATPGRVHYHPDSPAKGAQWMKQIVSFDKLKLTNNLLDDNGHIILNSMHRYQPRFHVVYVDPRKDSEKYAEENYKTFVFEETRFTAVTAYQNHRITQLKIASNPFAKGFRDCDPEDWPRNHRPGSLPIMSPFPRTRNPMSSPPQQNGTEKEDGRREYERDPSGTPIHGDPAHQLMSRVLSPALPVPGGLHAVPITSSRPSPPHDLRPDPHSIAPDTLHHHPYKYPTTYEHYLGAKPRPSPYPLPSIRGHTYHHHMNPATANMYSATSGPSTYDYGPR, from the exons ATGGACGACGGCGGTCCCCTCTCTCCAAAGGCAAATGCTTTCAGTATTGCCTCTCTGATTTCGGCTGCAGAGCAAGCAGGAAACGCAGCGTTTGATAAACACAGCACCGGCCTGGACAAGCCAGACCTGCACAACAACAGTTCCTTTAAAATGCACTACAGCACTGTCACCCGGGAAATGGAAG CCTTCACGACGAGCAGCCTGAGCAGCCTCAACACGCCGGGGGGCTACCACCTCTCTCCGTCCCCCGGGGACCCCTACAGTCAACATGAGTCCCACTTTGAGCCCTGTCCGGCCGCCCAGCACAACTACAACTACCCGGGCTCCAACCCGGGCCAGGCCCCGCCGAGCGACAACGGCACTCCGAACTGCTCTTCGTCTTCGTCCAACTCAACTCCGAACAGCAAAACCATAgtgaagaaaaaccccaaagtggCCAACATTAACGTCCAGCTGGAGATGAAAGCTTTATGGGACGAATTTAATCAGCTGGGAACGGAGATGATCGTAACCAAGGCTGGCAG GAGAATGTTTCCAACTTTCCAAGTGAAAATATTTGGGATGGATCCCATGGCAGACTACATGCTTCTGATGGACTTCCTGCCTGTAGACGACAAACGATACAG GTATGCTTTCCACAGCTCCTCGTGGCTCGTGGCCGGTAAGGCTGACCCTGCCACGCCGGGCAGAGTCCACTACCACCCGGACTCTCCGGCCAAAGGCGCACAGTGGATGAAACAGATCGTGTCATTTGATAAACTGAAACTCACCAACAACCTCTTGGATGACAACGGCCAT ATAATTCTCAACTCCATGCACCGTTACCAGCCCAGGTTTCACGTGGTTTATGTTGATCCACGTAAGGACAGTGAGAAGTACGCCGAGGAGAATTATAAAACCTTTGTTTTTGAGGAAACCCGCTTCACGGCGGTCACGGCCTACCAGAACCACCGG ATCACACAGCTAAAGATAGCCAGCAACCCTTTTGCAAAGGGCTTCAGGGATTGTGACCCGGAGGACTG GCCCAGGAATCACAGGCCAGGCTCTCTGCCAATAATGAGTCCCTTTCCCAGAACAAGAAACCCAATGTCATCTCCCCCTCAGCAGAACGGCACAGAGAAAG AGGACGGCAGACGGGAATATGAGCGAGACCCCAGCGGAACACCCATCCACGGTGACCCAGCTCACCAGCTGATGTCCCGGGTCCTGAGCCCTGCCCTCCCAGTACCCGGAGGCCTCCACGCTGTCCCCATCACCAGCAGTCGACCCAGTCCACCCCATGATCTGCGTCCAGATCCCCACTCTATAGCCCCGGACACCCTGCACCACCACCCTTACAAGTACCCCACCACGTATGAACACTACCTGGGTGCCAAGCCCAGGCCGTCCCCCTACCCTTTACCCAGCATCAGAGGACACACATACCATCACCACATGAACCCAGCCACAGCTAACATGTACTCAGCCACCAGCGGCCCCTCTACCTACGACTACGGGCCCAGATAA